The Novipirellula artificiosorum genome includes a window with the following:
- a CDS encoding tetratricopeptide repeat protein — translation MLRPFSTFALHVPCWMPARWSLGIVLLFVLFAQSASAEGEPAEDFLKYLRAAGYFDTAITYLDRIDQFPSQYPGVSETLREAIDLEKAQTYIDAAVAARSVEDRDQFFASAETSLADFLKQETHPRVSEARLQLGKLQLVRANQLLLSGASDPKKSLARDSFIAASQTFDTIVENLRGKLKEMQGQKIDANADPQAAALRTQYRGDFLDAKLNAGEARRLAALTYSDPATDGKTLLEEAIAEFKDLSDNYDGFVTGAIALLNLGQSQQAIGDDQAATDSFMRLLEKPDLDPLRDARFQATSGLIQIALAKSPPDYDPAIGRGKAMLADLRMDEKKSPSVLQLKLDLAKAYLVKADDTANTKSAERKTAESEGRQLLNDIQKLPGNHAAESAELLRGLGIEVDDVEMPKAEDPKSLEDALDSAKKLLEISENAQQALTILSQQGGDSSEMQSQRQEFAKQIRDARLIAIQILQRGITMIHSETDRESLNQARQILAYLLYQEERYRDAVVVGSFLARTSPGTQIGMEGGLLALRSFQKLLSEVPEESNGNLVEQIELFGNFLTEAWPGDPQASAAQGIMIRLALRRDDWDQARTLIDKMPEGAERATFDRLLGRLLWNAFIAARQAKHAEEASALLAKAENALRSGIDGIAGERAEAEGMQAALVLAKVYLRQGDSKRALATLDDPKYGPIKLAEALAADDDAFRGDLAATELSTIVERMTSEGGDPDALLSRATAAMEKLQRSFSGAEGQQRLNQIYVGMARGLEEELETAPEAKKAKLIEAFRVILSRIAESSKDPATLEWIMQTLVQLGEAAMAPNDSKATGQAAELLKTAVATSKRLEKASQQVPLSVRFQLARSQRLLGQYRDAIDSYEKILQEKPTMLDAQVEAATAYEKWAAELQPKVAVRAYEAALNGARPGADNKPVIWGWGKISQLTSRDKKFAEVFFDARYHVALCRFLWGRAAKDTKILNRSESDVTQVAALYPDLGNPAQRAKFDSLLRQIQKAIGKPVTGLPKPKT, via the coding sequence ATGCTCCGACCCTTTTCAACCTTCGCGTTACACGTCCCGTGTTGGATGCCGGCGAGATGGAGCTTGGGGATTGTTTTGTTGTTCGTCTTGTTCGCGCAATCGGCGAGTGCGGAAGGGGAACCGGCGGAGGATTTTCTAAAATACCTGCGAGCGGCCGGGTACTTTGATACGGCGATCACCTATTTGGATCGGATCGATCAGTTTCCCAGCCAATACCCCGGGGTGTCCGAAACGCTTCGCGAGGCCATCGACCTCGAAAAGGCGCAAACCTACATCGACGCGGCGGTCGCGGCCAGAAGCGTGGAGGATCGCGACCAGTTTTTTGCCAGCGCGGAAACTTCGCTTGCCGATTTCCTAAAACAGGAAACCCACCCGCGTGTCTCCGAAGCCCGGCTCCAACTCGGAAAATTACAATTGGTGCGAGCCAACCAGTTGTTACTCTCGGGGGCCAGCGACCCCAAGAAGTCGCTCGCGCGGGACTCCTTCATTGCCGCTTCGCAGACATTTGACACCATCGTCGAGAACCTTCGCGGCAAGTTGAAGGAGATGCAGGGGCAAAAAATTGATGCCAACGCCGATCCGCAGGCCGCGGCACTTCGGACTCAGTACCGTGGTGATTTTCTCGATGCAAAACTGAATGCGGGCGAAGCACGAAGGTTGGCTGCATTGACGTACTCTGACCCTGCGACCGACGGCAAAACGTTGCTTGAAGAAGCGATCGCCGAGTTCAAAGACCTCAGCGATAACTACGATGGTTTCGTGACCGGAGCGATCGCGTTGTTGAACCTCGGTCAGTCTCAACAAGCGATCGGCGACGACCAAGCAGCGACCGACAGTTTTATGCGGCTGCTGGAAAAGCCCGATCTCGATCCGCTGCGTGACGCACGGTTCCAAGCGACCAGCGGATTGATCCAAATCGCTCTTGCCAAATCGCCACCCGACTACGATCCCGCAATCGGCCGAGGCAAAGCGATGCTTGCAGATCTACGCATGGACGAAAAAAAATCGCCAAGTGTGCTGCAGTTGAAACTTGATCTTGCAAAGGCCTATCTCGTTAAAGCAGACGATACAGCGAACACTAAAAGTGCCGAGCGAAAAACCGCGGAATCGGAAGGCCGCCAACTGCTCAATGACATTCAAAAGTTGCCCGGCAACCATGCCGCCGAGTCGGCAGAGCTTTTGCGTGGATTGGGTATTGAGGTGGATGATGTGGAGATGCCGAAGGCCGAGGATCCAAAAAGCCTTGAAGATGCGCTCGATTCGGCGAAAAAACTTCTTGAAATCAGCGAGAACGCTCAACAGGCACTCACGATTTTGTCACAACAAGGTGGCGATAGCTCGGAGATGCAATCGCAACGGCAAGAGTTCGCCAAGCAGATCCGCGATGCGAGATTGATTGCGATCCAGATCTTGCAGCGGGGCATCACGATGATTCATAGCGAGACCGATCGCGAGTCGCTGAATCAAGCCCGACAAATTCTTGCCTACTTGTTGTACCAAGAAGAACGATACCGTGATGCGGTTGTCGTCGGCAGTTTTTTGGCACGCACATCCCCAGGTACACAGATTGGCATGGAAGGAGGACTGCTCGCACTTCGCTCGTTCCAAAAGCTGTTGTCGGAGGTCCCCGAGGAATCGAATGGGAATTTGGTGGAACAAATCGAATTATTCGGTAATTTCTTGACCGAAGCGTGGCCAGGTGATCCTCAAGCCTCCGCTGCTCAGGGCATCATGATTCGGTTGGCTTTACGAAGAGATGATTGGGATCAGGCCCGAACGCTTATCGACAAGATGCCCGAGGGAGCCGAGCGAGCAACGTTTGATCGCCTGCTCGGTCGATTGTTGTGGAATGCCTTCATTGCCGCCCGTCAAGCGAAGCATGCGGAGGAGGCATCCGCTTTGTTGGCCAAAGCGGAAAACGCCCTGCGGTCGGGAATCGATGGGATCGCTGGCGAGAGGGCCGAAGCCGAAGGGATGCAGGCCGCATTGGTCTTGGCCAAGGTTTACTTGCGGCAAGGTGACAGCAAACGGGCGCTCGCTACTCTGGATGATCCGAAATACGGACCGATCAAATTGGCGGAAGCTTTGGCGGCAGACGACGATGCGTTTCGCGGTGATTTGGCGGCAACGGAGCTCAGCACCATCGTGGAGCGAATGACAAGCGAAGGTGGTGATCCCGATGCGTTGTTGAGCCGAGCGACTGCGGCGATGGAGAAACTGCAAAGGAGCTTTTCGGGAGCCGAGGGACAACAGCGTCTGAATCAAATCTATGTCGGCATGGCGAGGGGGCTTGAAGAAGAGTTGGAGACCGCGCCCGAGGCAAAGAAAGCGAAATTGATTGAAGCGTTTCGCGTGATTCTTAGCCGAATTGCCGAATCGAGTAAGGACCCGGCTACGTTGGAGTGGATCATGCAAACGCTGGTTCAATTAGGTGAGGCTGCGATGGCGCCGAATGATTCCAAAGCGACCGGCCAAGCGGCGGAACTCCTCAAGACAGCGGTTGCGACCTCCAAGCGGTTGGAAAAAGCATCCCAACAGGTACCCCTTTCGGTTCGCTTCCAGCTTGCGCGGTCCCAACGGTTGCTTGGCCAGTACAGAGATGCGATCGATTCGTACGAGAAAATCTTGCAGGAAAAGCCGACGATGCTCGACGCGCAGGTCGAAGCGGCGACCGCGTATGAAAAGTGGGCGGCCGAGTTGCAGCCGAAAGTGGCCGTTCGTGCTTACGAAGCAGCGCTCAACGGAGCCCGTCCCGGAGCGGACAACAAGCCTGTGATTTGGGGCTGGGGAAAAATCAGCCAATTGACCAGCCGCGACAAGAAGTTCGCGGAAGTCTTTTTCGATGCTCGTTACCACGTGGCGTTGTGCCGTTTCCTGTGGGGGCGGGCCGCCAAAGATACGAAAATCTTGAATCGTTCCGAATCCGACGTCACGCAAGTCGCCGCGTTGTATCCCGATCTCGGCAATCCGGCTCAACGAGCGAAGTTTGATTCGCTACTTCGTCAGATTCAAAAAGCGATCGGAAAACCTGTAACAGGCCTGCCGAAACCCAAAACCTAG
- the mdh gene encoding malate dehydrogenase — MRRAKISIIGAGNVGATCAHWCAAAELGDIVLLDIPQTEDMPAGKALDLMQASPIMGFDSNIVGTTSYDDTADSDVVVVTAGIPRKPGMSRDDLLGTNAKIITSVAGQIKESSPNAVVIVVSNPLDAMVQQMWKVTGFDSARVCGQAGVLDTARYRAFLAMELGVSVEDISALLMGGHGDTMVPMPSCTSVGGIPVTQLIEEKRLEEIVDRTRKGGAEIVSLLKTGSAYYAPAAACAQMAEAVVKDKKRVIPVAALCDSEYSVGGYYVGVPVVMGSGGVEKIIELQLTEKETAAFQHSVSAVKDLVAAMDQLLSS, encoded by the coding sequence ATGCGTCGAGCAAAGATATCGATCATTGGAGCAGGAAACGTTGGAGCCACTTGTGCACATTGGTGCGCGGCTGCCGAATTAGGTGACATTGTTCTGTTGGACATCCCTCAAACCGAGGACATGCCAGCCGGCAAGGCGCTTGACTTAATGCAAGCATCTCCGATCATGGGCTTCGATTCCAATATCGTCGGTACGACCAGCTACGACGACACGGCCGACAGCGACGTGGTCGTCGTCACCGCCGGCATTCCTCGCAAGCCTGGCATGAGCCGCGATGACCTACTCGGCACGAATGCGAAAATTATCACCAGTGTTGCTGGACAAATCAAAGAATCCAGCCCTAATGCCGTGGTGATCGTCGTCAGCAATCCGCTCGACGCGATGGTTCAACAAATGTGGAAGGTCACCGGTTTCGATTCTGCTCGCGTTTGCGGCCAAGCTGGCGTTCTGGACACCGCTCGTTACCGAGCCTTCTTGGCGATGGAACTTGGCGTCAGCGTCGAAGACATCAGTGCATTGTTGATGGGTGGCCACGGTGACACGATGGTACCGATGCCAAGTTGTACCAGTGTCGGCGGGATTCCCGTAACGCAACTGATTGAAGAAAAACGATTGGAAGAAATCGTCGATCGGACTCGCAAGGGCGGGGCTGAAATCGTCTCGCTGCTAAAGACCGGAAGCGCCTATTACGCGCCGGCTGCTGCCTGTGCACAAATGGCAGAAGCGGTTGTCAAGGACAAGAAACGGGTCATTCCTGTCGCCGCCTTGTGCGATAGCGAATACAGCGTCGGTGGTTATTACGTCGGCGTCCCCGTCGTGATGGGCAGCGGTGGTGTTGAAAAGATCATCGAGCTGCAGTTGACCGAAAAGGAAACGGCAGCATTCCAGCACAGTGTGAGTGCCGTCAAGGACTTGGTCGCCGCGATGGATCAATTGCTATCGTCCTAG
- a CDS encoding alpha/beta hydrolase, which yields MNRFDPTETWGPSPTSPLSQSDSKPKPFSSDSPAFDDPLINDLSFQHAWGEDDFSDEDASGCGHPASSSGFALQHSFFVPLHYEANYQYPLLIWLHSDGYNENQVKQVIPHISLRNFVAVGTRASHATDSAGYCYEWRQSAASVQAAHEHVLTAIDEATDRFSIHRSRVVLAGYQSGGTMAMQIALRDPQRFAGVVSLGGHLPRGCRSLANLQLLRDRRLPMLWQWANEGPNFCRTKLDRDLRTAMMIRAKLEVRQYAGDDEMTTIALADLNEWIMSSMIPNEQNQSNQSWATSPTQFSHN from the coding sequence ATGAATCGTTTTGATCCGACTGAAACTTGGGGCCCCTCTCCAACTTCCCCCCTTTCTCAATCTGATTCAAAACCGAAGCCATTCTCTAGCGATTCCCCGGCTTTTGACGACCCTCTGATCAACGATCTTTCGTTTCAACACGCATGGGGCGAGGACGACTTTAGCGATGAGGACGCGAGCGGATGTGGTCACCCGGCCTCATCATCGGGCTTTGCTTTACAACACTCCTTCTTCGTTCCGCTGCACTACGAGGCAAATTACCAGTACCCGTTATTGATTTGGCTGCACAGTGATGGGTACAACGAAAACCAAGTCAAGCAAGTGATACCGCACATCAGCCTGCGTAATTTTGTCGCAGTTGGCACACGAGCGAGTCATGCAACCGATTCTGCTGGGTATTGCTACGAATGGCGACAAAGTGCTGCGTCGGTTCAAGCCGCTCACGAGCATGTGTTGACAGCCATCGACGAAGCGACCGATCGCTTCTCGATTCATCGGTCGCGAGTGGTGTTGGCGGGCTACCAGAGTGGCGGCACGATGGCGATGCAGATCGCTTTGCGTGATCCGCAGCGATTTGCGGGTGTCGTTTCGCTGGGCGGGCATTTGCCGCGCGGGTGCCGTTCGCTTGCGAATCTGCAACTGCTCCGAGACCGCCGTTTGCCGATGCTTTGGCAATGGGCCAACGAAGGACCAAATTTCTGTCGCACCAAGCTAGATCGCGACTTGCGTACCGCAATGATGATTCGCGCGAAACTTGAAGTCCGACAATACGCCGGTGATGATGAGATGACCACCATTGCGTTGGCCGATTTGAACGAATGGATCATGAGCAGCATGATTCCGAACGAGCAGAATCAGTCCAATCAGAGTTGGGCGACCTCTCCGACACAGTTTTCGCACAATTAG
- a CDS encoding response regulator transcription factor gives MTRDESQPKNESSSQPIDAAKKVLIVDDDFEIIDSVRYALEGEGHQVIVARDGNQGLALAERENPDLMILDMMMPKRSGFLVLEKLRRVRDEPLPVIMITGNEGSRHKAYAELLGVSDYIRKPFPMDRLINAVNRLLS, from the coding sequence ATGACTCGCGATGAAAGTCAGCCCAAGAACGAATCGTCTTCGCAGCCGATTGATGCTGCCAAGAAAGTCTTGATTGTTGACGATGATTTCGAGATCATCGATTCGGTTCGCTATGCACTCGAAGGCGAAGGTCACCAGGTCATCGTCGCCCGAGATGGAAACCAAGGCTTGGCCTTGGCGGAACGCGAGAACCCCGACTTGATGATCTTGGACATGATGATGCCCAAACGCAGTGGTTTCCTGGTTCTCGAAAAACTGCGGCGTGTCCGCGACGAACCACTTCCCGTGATCATGATTACCGGAAACGAGGGAAGTCGGCACAAGGCTTACGCTGAATTGCTAGGAGTCAGCGACTACATTCGCAAACCGTTCCCAATGGATCGCCTGATCAACGCCGTCAATAGGTTGCTCAGTTAG
- a CDS encoding rhodanese-like domain-containing protein: MTNSEELPIQIDVPTVAKMLRRGDNFLLLDVRESSEYAIAKINGSTLVPMSELAGRAAELDPHQDRLIVVHCHHGGRSLQVTHALKASGFRKVQNMEGGIDQWSLQIDSSVPRY, translated from the coding sequence ATGACTAACTCCGAAGAATTGCCGATCCAAATTGATGTCCCTACCGTGGCCAAGATGCTCCGTCGTGGTGACAACTTTCTATTGCTCGACGTTCGTGAATCGAGTGAATATGCGATCGCCAAGATCAACGGCAGCACGCTGGTTCCCATGAGCGAATTGGCGGGAAGAGCGGCGGAGCTCGACCCTCATCAAGATCGGTTGATCGTTGTGCACTGCCACCACGGCGGACGCAGTTTGCAAGTCACCCACGCACTCAAAGCGAGCGGCTTCAGGAAGGTCCAAAACATGGAGGGTGGCATCGATCAGTGGAGTCTACAGATCGATTCATCCGTGCCACGTTATTGA
- the hisG gene encoding ATP phosphoribosyltransferase: METEKHLRIGLPSKGRLCDVATDLLTQAGLQFRRQSRGLFARVRGLPIDLVFLRTDDIPTLCAEGAIDMGITGSDLVEEAAADVQLRMKLGVGRCRLAVCIPEDAPIKTASQLDSKRIATSFPTITERYLAGHGAEAHLVSLTGSVEVMIQLGVADAIVDLVETGSTLAANRLRILDEIGFYETVLIQNDHCRDQVTADRVVRRLEGVVIARDYSLLEYNVPRTKLAEAEQITPGFDSPTVNALEDDAWCSVRVMVKRKEVIDAMEKLEILGASAIFETTLSNCRL; encoded by the coding sequence TTGGAAACAGAGAAGCATCTTCGCATTGGATTGCCAAGCAAAGGACGTTTGTGCGATGTCGCCACCGATTTGTTGACCCAGGCGGGCTTGCAATTTCGCCGCCAATCGCGTGGCTTGTTCGCACGGGTCCGTGGGCTGCCGATCGATCTGGTCTTTCTTCGAACCGACGACATTCCGACCCTTTGTGCCGAGGGAGCTATCGACATGGGGATCACCGGTAGTGACTTGGTCGAAGAAGCAGCTGCCGACGTGCAGTTGCGAATGAAATTGGGGGTGGGGCGTTGCCGCTTGGCGGTTTGTATCCCTGAGGATGCGCCCATCAAGACGGCCTCGCAACTGGACTCCAAACGGATTGCCACCAGTTTTCCGACGATCACCGAACGCTATTTGGCGGGCCATGGAGCGGAAGCCCATTTGGTATCGTTGACCGGTAGCGTTGAAGTCATGATTCAACTCGGGGTCGCCGACGCGATTGTCGATTTGGTCGAAACGGGCAGCACGTTGGCCGCGAACCGACTTCGGATTCTCGATGAGATCGGATTCTATGAGACCGTCTTGATTCAAAATGACCATTGCCGCGACCAAGTGACGGCCGACCGCGTGGTACGCCGTCTTGAGGGCGTGGTGATTGCCCGTGATTACTCGCTGCTAGAATACAACGTTCCGCGAACCAAGTTGGCCGAAGCAGAACAGATCACGCCAGGTTTTGATTCGCCCACCGTCAATGCACTCGAGGATGATGCGTGGTGCAGTGTCCGTGTGATGGTAAAACGCAAAGAGGTGATTGACGCGATGGAAAAGCTTGAGATTCTAGGTGCCTCGGCTATCTTTGAGACGACGCTTTCCAATTGCCGCCTTTGA
- a CDS encoding phosphoribosyl-ATP diphosphatase has protein sequence MTEPLDPLMRLMQTLAERAETRPSGSYTTKLMEGGAAKIGQKVREEAEELIEAALETGDTGRAHFVYEAADLVYHTLVLLAWKGVDLTEVAAELARREGTSGLVEKASRKTNHNSSEK, from the coding sequence ATGACTGAACCCCTCGATCCTCTGATGCGCTTGATGCAAACGCTCGCCGAACGTGCCGAAACGCGTCCTTCGGGTTCCTACACCACCAAACTGATGGAGGGGGGCGCGGCGAAGATTGGCCAGAAGGTTCGGGAAGAGGCGGAAGAACTGATTGAAGCCGCGTTGGAGACGGGAGACACGGGCCGCGCACATTTTGTTTACGAGGCTGCCGATCTCGTCTACCACACCCTTGTGCTGTTGGCGTGGAAAGGGGTCGACCTCACCGAGGTTGCTGCCGAATTGGCACGGCGTGAAGGGACATCGGGGCTGGTCGAGAAGGCGAGCCGAAAAACGAATCACAACTCAAGCGAAAAGTAG
- the trpS gene encoding tryptophan--tRNA ligase, giving the protein MRVLSGIQPTGRPHWGNFFGAIRQYIDLQEDNDGFYFIADLHALTTVRDADALRQNTLDAALDLLALGLDPRNATLFIQSHVPEVSELTWLLMTVAPMGLLERCHAYKEKKAKGMTADAGLFTYPVLMAADILAYDSEVVPVGQDQVQHIEVCRDLAGSFNHEFGETFVLPNAKTLDHGAKVPGTDGQKMSKSYDNTLPLFGNIKQIRKQIMRITTDSRPMEDPKEPEEDHLFQLFRLFAADDEIEAMAEKYRQGGFGYGEVKKAVAEVSETYFAEARTRREDLEANLDYVHHTLRDGAKRAREVAATVLHRAQTACGLR; this is encoded by the coding sequence ATGCGTGTTCTTTCTGGCATCCAGCCCACGGGGCGTCCTCACTGGGGTAATTTTTTTGGTGCCATTCGCCAATACATCGACTTGCAAGAAGATAACGACGGTTTCTACTTCATCGCCGATCTGCATGCACTGACGACGGTGCGCGACGCTGACGCGCTCCGACAGAACACGCTCGACGCGGCTTTGGATCTGTTGGCGTTGGGGCTCGATCCGCGGAATGCGACGTTGTTTATCCAATCGCATGTTCCGGAGGTCAGCGAGTTAACGTGGCTGTTGATGACCGTTGCTCCGATGGGGCTTCTGGAGCGGTGTCATGCCTACAAAGAAAAGAAGGCGAAAGGAATGACTGCGGACGCCGGATTGTTCACGTATCCCGTGTTGATGGCGGCCGATATTTTGGCCTACGACTCGGAGGTTGTCCCGGTTGGCCAAGACCAAGTCCAGCACATTGAAGTGTGTCGAGATTTGGCGGGTAGTTTCAATCATGAATTTGGCGAGACCTTTGTGCTACCCAATGCGAAGACACTCGACCATGGCGCGAAGGTCCCCGGGACCGACGGGCAAAAGATGAGCAAAAGCTATGACAATACGCTTCCGTTGTTTGGCAATATCAAACAGATTCGCAAGCAGATCATGCGAATCACGACGGACAGTCGGCCAATGGAAGATCCCAAAGAGCCGGAGGAGGACCACCTGTTCCAGCTCTTCCGGCTGTTTGCCGCCGATGACGAAATCGAGGCGATGGCGGAAAAGTATCGGCAGGGTGGATTTGGTTACGGCGAAGTCAAAAAGGCCGTCGCTGAGGTGAGTGAAACCTATTTTGCCGAGGCGAGAACGCGACGAGAGGATTTGGAAGCGAACCTCGACTATGTCCACCATACCCTACGTGATGGTGCCAAGCGGGCCCGAGAAGTTGCCGCAACCGTATTGCACCGAGCCCAAACGGCGTGCGGTTTGCGTTAG
- the acpS gene encoding holo-ACP synthase, whose amino-acid sequence MAILGVGTEIVECVRIAKMIETHGEQFLERVYTANEIEYCVQTADATQHFATRWAAKEAAMKAMRCRHQGVRWTDIEIRVHPGEGPSLLLTGAASLWAEQHGIEKLHVSLGACRTHATAYVIASDELD is encoded by the coding sequence ATGGCGATCCTTGGCGTCGGAACGGAAATTGTCGAATGTGTTCGCATCGCAAAGATGATTGAAACGCATGGGGAGCAGTTTCTCGAACGAGTTTATACCGCCAACGAGATTGAGTACTGTGTCCAAACGGCGGACGCAACTCAGCACTTCGCGACTCGCTGGGCCGCCAAAGAGGCCGCGATGAAGGCGATGCGATGTCGCCACCAAGGCGTCCGTTGGACCGACATCGAAATCAGGGTCCACCCGGGCGAAGGCCCCTCCCTTTTGCTCACGGGAGCCGCCTCGTTGTGGGCTGAACAACATGGCATCGAAAAACTACACGTTTCACTTGGTGCCTGTCGCACGCACGCGACCGCTTATGTGATCGCCTCCGACGAATTGGATTGA
- a CDS encoding dicarboxylate/amino acid:cation symporter: MLRLALHWQILIGMLAGTLIGLVLNMTCSTRSVEIAESSRLPKGIVAANIDDSSASTRIRYTNSAGTTIERTIDPVDRSENVFPSVEMLAQSDPIAVQIYERHGQSLAKRVGAWFSRLGGLFLRMLQMVAVPLIVTSLMTGVIGLGSSAGIGRMFRRTIVYYLCTSMLAITTGLFVVNVIRPGLRGEAVKVAKVETSDAASLVDVLFAQLEAMIPKNPLSALVAPNYLSIIAFTIAFSLFTISVGGRTQDRIGSLATAGFEVMMAMTMAIIRLAPVGVFFLIAAVTATQGANVFMSLAWYVVAVASALSIHALITLPLIVKFVARRSPFEFAKAMSPALLTAFSSASSNGTLPLTMSSVEERAGISNRTGSFVLPLGATINMDGTALYEAVAVIFIAQLHFGMNLPLSQQIVVAITALLASVGAAGIPHAGLVMMAIILHAVGLPMEMQGVILAVDRVLDMARTAVNVWSDSCGCAVVEALEGNDASFNATTDR, encoded by the coding sequence ATGCTGCGTCTCGCCCTACACTGGCAGATTCTGATCGGAATGCTGGCCGGGACCTTGATCGGTCTCGTTCTCAATATGACATGCTCGACCCGTTCGGTCGAAATTGCTGAATCGAGTCGATTGCCCAAAGGCATCGTTGCGGCAAACATTGACGATTCAAGTGCGTCGACCAGGATCCGCTACACGAATTCCGCGGGAACGACCATCGAGCGAACCATTGACCCGGTTGACCGCAGCGAAAACGTGTTCCCATCGGTTGAGATGCTCGCACAATCGGATCCGATTGCGGTGCAGATTTATGAGCGGCACGGACAGAGTCTTGCCAAACGCGTGGGAGCATGGTTTTCGCGATTGGGCGGTTTGTTTTTAAGGATGCTGCAGATGGTTGCCGTGCCGTTGATCGTGACGTCCCTGATGACGGGCGTGATCGGGCTCGGATCCTCAGCCGGCATTGGCCGCATGTTTCGCCGCACGATTGTTTACTATCTTTGCACGAGCATGTTGGCCATTACGACCGGATTGTTTGTCGTGAACGTGATCCGCCCGGGTCTTCGGGGTGAGGCGGTGAAGGTTGCCAAGGTGGAAACCAGCGATGCCGCTTCGCTGGTGGATGTGCTGTTTGCTCAATTGGAAGCGATGATTCCAAAGAACCCACTCTCCGCTCTCGTGGCGCCGAACTACTTGTCGATCATCGCCTTCACGATTGCCTTTTCGCTATTCACGATCTCGGTTGGCGGACGAACCCAGGACCGGATCGGATCACTCGCAACGGCGGGATTTGAAGTGATGATGGCGATGACGATGGCGATCATTCGGTTGGCACCGGTGGGCGTTTTCTTTCTGATCGCCGCAGTCACGGCCACTCAGGGTGCCAATGTTTTCATGTCGCTAGCTTGGTACGTGGTCGCGGTCGCGTCGGCGTTATCGATTCACGCGTTGATCACGCTGCCGTTGATCGTCAAATTCGTTGCCAGACGCAGTCCGTTCGAATTCGCCAAGGCCATGTCGCCTGCATTGCTAACGGCGTTTAGTAGTGCTAGCAGCAATGGAACGCTGCCCTTGACCATGTCGAGCGTGGAAGAGCGAGCCGGCATCAGCAACCGAACAGGATCGTTTGTCTTGCCGCTTGGGGCCACAATCAATATGGATGGTACCGCGTTGTACGAAGCGGTCGCCGTGATCTTCATTGCCCAATTGCATTTCGGCATGAATCTGCCGCTGAGCCAACAAATCGTCGTCGCCATAACCGCATTGTTAGCCAGTGTCGGCGCGGCGGGCATTCCTCACGCGGGACTCGTGATGATGGCGATCATCTTGCACGCAGTTGGCTTGCCAATGGAGATGCAAGGAGTGATCTTGGCGGTCGATCGCGTTCTCGATATGGCTCGTACTGCCGTCAATGTGTGGAGCGACTCGTGCGGGTGTGCCGTCGTGGAAGCCTTGGAAGGGAACGACGCCTCGTTCAACGCAACGACGGATCGGTAA